A genomic segment from Daphnia carinata strain CSIRO-1 chromosome 1, CSIRO_AGI_Dcar_HiC_V3, whole genome shotgun sequence encodes:
- the LOC130691484 gene encoding uncharacterized protein LOC130691484 produces the protein MLKRRTFSLARIGVWPSKHHESSSTRLSIGAAMKHSRGGRSSRLSLMLFVFIVLNSAWIMTAGAAPVTAASSHTGNGAASRTSLSRCPAIFNPMVANINTANVGSSAKSGLIGRSKTTESSSSPSCRYFLKKRFGTLTTPGFPSAFPVPFICSWIIDATGFEPDSFITLYLTQMYLTRGVTAVQYSFRNETVAVGRKVLDELHTLRPRPYSVYRIKARYLEVLVNLHELVNANLRVERRLMDVYGFNITYEIQPNGSRIRSDTCNAVNCTFNGHCYANQNYSQFQCSCLPDFSGKYCQHGPECNPEKGINVCKNEGVCGYRTGLTVVRCSCPPNYNGSLCEFRREFIPAKECLSKFRLNCSHHCVITDKGKAACRCPQHQALRSDNLTCYPLVPLRILGHVELDRPSSFNDTRLVDSVTSALRKMAEEFTAFLLVVGSVNLAEPNSNRLQFILWNSEKYNMSWSNVAQQHGPMTAAVRSGAVASIPNRSATGFGFPWIGGRKRLPRSVAPFTYIPQQWNNSYTSFVHQINSRIWKVQGESIVIRNISIVQVPALIIEWVKLDVKGQVREGYPFTVACNANGSGKKDLKMGWYKDGHRIDDSFALLRNVSIFVHQQQDLRGFFTLYLEVKQASLFDRGEFECRAKDWGQTARKSVFLDVITPPILDLMPINPVVLPGTAVNLTCRDENHLARRTTTKYVWLKNGQPIESSCEEIIEDLTPVGSLLKITSIQLSTNYTCRGENGTKVVNKTTQIFVASQERSCPQQKSRGVEWLRTAVDITNYQFCPAGYVGVAKRHCFAVKELPGDDGEALPAMRLFWSWGEPDFSNCSDRNLTEIYRQLKLITLGYIVTDVPSIINKFADFIESKLKSIAKSNRNANAKKSQNEDTAPSYLPGEGNALLEIAMSLEAFLWRRTAVLPQAFWNSTAVRYLYALDALLSMPQDIFGLDSSLPILRFIQNHLDLLSISPKGGDLLGSIQSHLLENSDFDVDCDRKQFKYKRLLPVSPSQTEFKNLRQLAPAQFFLNKSNGHNISIDFHSIEQLQIKGGEYLCALLQLQPTNHSQGWDMHSCSIERLSDPAAFRCHCRHQGTVVLLYAVRNNEQRENSAFGLWKVVYFADSVSILVVVFGLVTLCAMWYQRRCVWLWFQIQVGVSLLPPSSIYVLQTNVTVANPFWTILLTAATYQYAATVWAMIMYLKMSVNKGPLEQAMAGKLSQSNLRLVGLSLGVPLTLSGVQTLIEEFSVGPPFTSWISQLTSFSGIFFSLVYCTLFVTILSLYVTLTRETDNSAEKSNTFTKDGHNVMGNNIRYSHCCPMLALLGVMVTGSMLCRFHWLSLGIHCVAAFFHLVAVFLAIAVIFTFSGANDVRVYWCFWRRSKLPEGDTVSELLNATTMVESPQRKSLLSTEQHPSEGLEVPNRTRRTSRPSLDGTPFPVPNGTRRFYRSGPASSPLLQRAGLGPDVMRAFSQEQEAAQQLLGNASTGRQSDISPSEAITGHGDLTKSNRDRINSTTISEGMQPDDLDSGFGPSGGGGSQKFYGLDKFSDAWKFLGRIRWRLPQFGFSSNGSISGGGSFRSRQSTMSSATTADFGGERGGSVTTEETEIPIREAEDLESLMAPYRLRRSRTRWSEDYGRENELDSSEVSNLTLKAKPFRGRCFIRCSPEKNGSNVLWSHRCQEADATNRPTRWMPLQHTCCERCWHNPETPICELCLADSTPTQLRSGTLLVRAVVENPPKLPNKDVCEYLEMDPAGSLAIDQQRAKRIQVYYNTTIEPVPRTKNSDESNSTNKDKMIGSTSFIKSACASPCLSRQKKIISGRIMKKYRLSLRNVVHSTQQQLQQRKVNESGSTDFPAERLTLRDQIVSDAHAPPTEN, from the exons ATGCTGAAACGCCGTACTTTCTCGCTGGCAAGGATCGGCGTATGGCCGTCCAAGCATCATGAATCAAGTTCCACTCGTTTGTCGATTGGTGCTGCCATGAAACACTCACGAGGTGGAAGAAGCTCTCGTCTCTCGCTcatgttgtttgttttcatcgttttGAACTCGGCCTGGATCATGACTGCTGGAGCTGCTCCAGTCACAGCCGCATCCAGCCACACTGGAAACGGTGCCGCTTCGCGCACTTCGCTAAGTCGATGTCCTGCCATCTTCAACCCAATGGTTGCAAATATAAATACCGCTAATGTTGGCAGCTCCGCTAAAAGTGGCCTCATTGGCCGATCGAAAACAACAGAATCATCGTCGTCGCCATCGTGCCGCTACTTCCTCAAAAAGCGTTTTGGAACGTTGACGACGCCGGGCTTTCCATCAGCATTTCCCGTGCCATTCATCTGCAGCTGGATTATCGACGCGACGGGCTTCGAGCCGGACTCGTTCATCACTCTCTACCTGACACAGATGTACCTCACGCGCGGCGTCACAGCCGTCCAGTACTCGTTCCGCAACGAGACTGTCGCCGTCGGCCGCAAAGTCCTGGACGAGCTGCACACGCTCCGCCCGCGCCCTTACTCCGTCTACCGGATCAAAGCTCGATACCTCGAAGTTCTGGTGAACCTCCACGAGTTGGTCAACGCCAACCTGCGCGTCGAACGCCGGCTGATGGACGTCTACGGCTTCAACATCACCTACGAAATTCAGCCGAACGGCTCGCGCATCCGCTCCGACACTTGCAACGCCGTCAATTGCACTTTCAACGGCCACTGCTACGCCAATCAGAACTACAG cCAATTTCAATGTTCTTGCCTACCGGATTTCTCCGGCAAATACTGTCAACACGGCCCGGAATGTAATCCTGAAAAGGGCATCAATGTGTGCAAAAACGAAGGCGTTTGCGG gTACCGTACCGGTTTGACGGTCGTTCGTTGCAGCTGCCCGCCAAATTACAATGGGAGCCTGTGCGAGTTCCGGCGCGAATTCATTCCCGCCAAAG AGTGCCTTTCCAAGTTCCGGTTGAATTGCAGCCACCATTGTGTTATAACGGACAAGGGTAAAGCCGCTTGCCGCTGCCCGCAACATCAGGCCTTGAGATCCGATAATTTGACGTGCTACCCGTTGG TGCCGCTGAGAATTTTGGGACATGTCGAACTGGATAGACCGTCTTCATTCAATGACACCCGCTTGGTAGATTCTGTTACATCCGCG TTAAGGAAAATGGCCGAAGAATTCACTGCATTTCTCTTGGTGGTCGGTTCCGTAAATCTCGCTGA ACCCAATTCCAACCGGCTGCAGTTCATTCTTTGGAATTCTGAAAAATACAATATGAGCTGGTCAAATGTAGCCCAACAGCACGGACCGATGACGGCGGCTGTTAGAAGCGGAGCCGTCGCTTCGATTCCAAACCGATCGGCTACCGGATTTGGATTTCCTTGGATTGGCGGCAGGAAAAGGTTGCCACGCAGTGTAGCACCGTTCACTTATATCCCACAACAGTGGAATAACTCCTACACGTCCTTCGTCCATCAAATCAACTCCCGGATATGGAAGGTGCAGGGTGAATCAATCGTCATTCGAAACATCAGTATCGTCCAAGTTCCGGCTTTAATTATCGAG TGGGTTAAATTGGATGTTAAAGGCCAGGTGCGTGAAGGCTATCCCTTCACGGTGGCGTGCAACGCTAACGGTTCGGGCAAGAAAGATTTGAAGATGGGCTGGTATAAGGATGGCCACCGGATAGATGATTCGTTTGCACTCCTACGCAACGTGTCCATTTTTGTTCACCAACAACAGGACTTGCGTGGATTTTTCACGCTCTACTTGGAAGTGAAACAAGCATCGTTATTCGACCgtggtgaatttgaatgtcGGGCCAAGGATTGGGGACAGACTGCCCGCAAGAGTGTCTTTCTCGACGTCATTACGCCACCGATTCTCGATCTGATGCCCATCAATCCGGTTGTTCTTCCG GGTACGGCAGTGAATTTGACGTGCCGGGACGAAAACCATCTGGCGCGACGTACAACCACCAAGTATGTCTGGTTGAAAAATGGCCAGCCCATTGAATCGTCGTGCGAAGAAATCATCGAAGACTTGACACCAGTCGGCAGTTTGTTGAAAATCACCTCGATCCAG CTTAGCACCAATTACACATGCCGAGGGGAAAATGGAACGAAGGTTGTCAACAAGACGACGCAAATTTTTGTCGCTAGTCAAGAAAGATCCTGTCCCCAACAGAAAAGCCGTGGTGTTGAATGGCTTAGGACGGCTGTTGACATCACCAATTACCAGTTCTGCCCTGCTGGATATGTCGGTGTGGCTAAAAGACATTGCTTTGCTGTAAAAGAGTTGCCGGGCGACGATGGAGAGGCGCTTCCAGCAATGCGGCTTTTCTGGAGTTGGGGAGAACCAGATTTCTCCAATTGCAGCGATCGTAATCTTACCGAAATATACCGACAGCTGAAGTTGATCACTTTGGGCTATATCGTCACTGACGTCCCATCCATCATTAATAAGTTCGCCGATTTCATCGAATCGAAATTGAAAAGTATTGCAAAATCCAATCGAAACGCCAACGCGAAAAAGTCACAAAACGAAGATACCGCCCCATCTTATCTACCTGGCGAAGGGAACGCGTTACTGGAAATAGCCATGAGTCTCGAGGCTTTTCTTTGGAGAAGGACGGCAGTCTTACCTCAGGCTTTCTGGAATTCGACTGCTGTTCGTTATTTATACGCGCTCGACGCTCTATTGTCCATGCCGCAAGACATTTTCGGTTTGGAT AGTTCATTGCCGATCCTGCGTTTCATTCAGAATCACCTAGATCTTCTGAGCATCAGTCCTAAAGGCGGAGATCTTCTTGGCAGTATTCAATCGCATTTACTGGAGAACAGCGATTTTGACGTTGATTGTGATAG GAAACAGTTCAAGTACAAACGACTTTTGCCAGTATCGCCAAG CCAAACAGAATTCAAAAATCTCAGACAACTGGCACCAGCCCAGTTCTTTCTCAATAAATCAAACGGGCACAACATTTCGATTGATTTCCATTCGATAGAACAACTGCAAATCAAAGGAGGTGAATATCTTTGTGCCCTGTTGCAACTCCAACCAACAAACCATTCCCAAGGATGGGACATGCATTCTTGTTCCATCGAACGGTTGTCCGATCCGGCTGCCTTCCGTTGCCATTGCCGCCATCAGGGTACTGTCGTGCTACTCTACGCCGTAAGGAACAATGAG CAGAGAGAAAATTCAGCATTCGGCTTGTGGAAAGTCGTTTACTTTGCAGATTCAGTTAGCATTTTAGTCGTCGTTTTTGGTCTCGTGACTTTATGTGCAATGTGGTACCAACGGCGTTGCGTGTGGTTATGGTTTCAAATCCAAGTGGGAGTCTCACTTTTGCCGCCATCGTCCATTTATGTCCTGCAAACTAATGTTACC GTTGCCAATCCGTTCTGGACTATCCTACTAACTGCAGCGACGTATCAATATGCAGCCACCGTTTGGGCCATGATTATGTACTTGAAGATGAGTGTTAATAAGGGTCCCTTAGAACAGGCGATGGCGGGTAAACTGAGCCAGAGTAATCTCAGACTGGTTGGTTTATCGTTAG GCGTTCCGTTGACGTTATCAGGGGTCCAGACTCTCATAGAGGAATTCTCAGTTGGCCCACCGTTCACCAGCTGGATTTCCCAGCTCACCTCTTTCTCTGGGATCTTTTTCTCGTTGGTTTATTGTACTTTGTTTGTCACCATCCTATCGCTTTACGTCACGCTAACAAGGGAAACGGATAATTCGGCTGAAAAGTCCAACACTTTCACAAAGGACGGCCATAACGTGATGGGCAATAA TATTCGATACAGCCATTGTTGTCCGATGCTTGCTCTGCTGGGTGTAATGGTCACTGGATCCATGTTATGTCGCTTCCACTGGTTGTCACTTGGCATCCACTGTGTCGCCGCGTTTTTTCATCTGGTAGCT GTCTTTTTGGCGATCGCTGTGATATTTACTTTTAGCGGTGCAAACGATGTCCGCGTTTATTGGTGTTTTTGGCGTCGGAGTAAATTGCCCGAAGGTGATACAGTAAGCGAGTTGTTAAACGCAACAACGATGGTCGAGAGCCCACAACGGAAAAGCTTGTTGTCGACAGAGCAACATCCATCAGAAG GACTAGAGGTTCCCAACCGGACAAGGCGGACAAGTCGGCCTAGCTTGGATGGTACACCTTTTCCCGTTCCTAATGGAACAAGAAGATTTTACCGTTCCGGTCCAGCTTCGTCGCCATTGCTTCAGAGAGCTGGTCTAGGTCCCGACGTGATGCGAGCGTTTAGCCAGGAACAAGAAGCTGCCCAACAATTGCTTGGCAATGCTTCAACAGGCCGTCAATCTGACATTTCACCCTCAGAGGCAATCACAGGACATGGAGATCTGACAAAATCCAATAGGGATCGAATAAACTCCACTACAATTTCGGAGGGAATGCAGCCAGACGACCTGGATTCAGGATTCGGACCCAGTGGCGGAGGAGGAAGTCAGAAATTTTATGGATTAGATAAATTCTCCGACGCTTGGAAG ttcctTGGCAGGATTCGATGGAGGCTACCGCAATTCGGATTCAGTTCAAACGGCAGCATTAGCGGTGGAGGCTCATTCCGCTCGCGACAAAGCACGATGAGTAGCGCAACAACGGCCGATTTTGGTGGTGAACGAGGTGGTAGCGTGACAACAGAAGAGACGGAAATTCCAATTCGGGAAGCTGAAGACCTCGAATCCCTGATGGCTCCCTACAGACTGCGACGGTCAAGAACGCGCTGGTCTGAAGACTATGGCCGAGAAAATGAGCTTGATTCCAGCGAAGTCAGTAATCTTACTTTAAAAGCCAAGCCCTTTAGGGGCCGCTGCTTCATTCGTTGTTCGCCGGAAAAGAACGGTTCCAATGTCCTCTGGAGCCATCGCTGTCAGGAAGCTGACGCGACCAACAGACCAACAAGGTGGATGCCTTTACAACACACATGTTGCGAACGTTGCTGGCACAATCCGGAAACTCCAATTTGCGAACTCTGTCTTGCCGATAGTACTCCGACCCAGCTTCGATCGGGAACTTTACTCGTCCGAGCCGTTGTCGAGAATCCTCCCAAACTGCCT AATAAAGATGTATGCGAGTACTTGGAAATGGACCCCGCTGGAAGCCTGGCAATTGATCAGCAACGCGCTAAACGGATACAAGTCTACTACAATACGACTATCGAACCAGTGCCCCGAACTAAAAACAGTGATGAATCAAACAGTACCAATAAAGATAAGATGATTGGCTCGACTTCTTTCATCAAATCTGCTTGCGCCTCGCCTTGTTTGTCGcgccaaaagaaaatcatcagCGGGCGAATCATGAAGAAATATCGACTCTCGTTGCGCAACGTTGTGCATTCCACCCAGCAGCAACTACAGCAACGGAAAGTGAATGAATCGGGATCGACCGATTTTCCAGCAGAACGTCTCACACTAAGGGACCAAATAGTTAGCGATGCCCACGCCCCGCCTACTGAAAACTGA